Within the Saccharomyces mikatae IFO 1815 strain IFO1815 genome assembly, chromosome: 11 genome, the region AACTCTATCGACGCTTTAGATTCGCATGGTTTAGGCGGTACATACGATGCTGTCGAttctgaagatgaagaagaagttccAGTTCTCTATAGAGAACAATTAATTACATTGGTTGGTAACGTCCGTGGTCGTTCTGCCATTATTCTAGATGATATGATCGATAGACCGGGCTCATTTATTAGTGCTGCTGAACATTTGGTACAAAATTGTGGTGCCAAAAAGGTTTATGTTGTGGCCACCCACGGCATATTCACTGGTGACTGTTTGgaagaacttgaaaaatcagATGCTATTGGCACAATTGTAGTCACAAACACATACCCTATTTCTGCCGAACGCATAGCGggatcaaaaaaattagtCACTATCGATGTTTCTCCAATTTTCGCAGAATGCATTCGTCGTGATCATTACGGTGAAAGTATTTCCGTGTTATTTGACTCTTTAGCAGCTTTATGAGCAAAACGAGAGCGTAAGTAATATATTATCCCTTTAATATGACATAGATTATCAAAACACTTGGTATATTTGCTGGATACCAGCAGATCTACAAAAGTATAAAATATAAGAATTTGGGTGGGTTAATAATGtgcaacttttttttgttatctACTTAAAATTATATCACAGCAATACAGGATCTTTAAattaaatttcaatatcattatGACAAGCTGGcttttttgcatttttcaatCTATAATAGTAACTTCTGTCCTTAAATGCGACATTCTAGTCTTCAGTAGCAATTCACCCTTTCTGGTGAAATGTTAGACTATCAACATCCTAACATCATCACACCCATACATAATATCAATCCCTAGGAAAATGAACATAAAGTAACATGCCGACGGTGAGAAAAATCCGTAATATGAAACCTTGTTCGGGAGGAACTGCCCGCCTAAAGAAAACCGCTTCAGCGTATCTTTGGGAGACTTCCCTTCTGTTCCAATTAGGAGAATGAGACGCTCCGGCCTACTCCCATGAGTTCTGACAGCGATAGTCCTAGTTTGCTTCCTCACTACATTGGAAATTCGAAAGAATATAGCAGCTACGCCTAGCATAAAACAATTACTAACGCTTTTAACGCTTAATCTTAAAGTGCAAACAAAGAGTCCTCAAGAACTACTAATAGATTAAAATGGCTAGATACGGTGCTACTTCCACTAACCCTGCTAAATCCGCTTCTGCTCGTGGTTCCTACTTGCGtgtttctttcaagaaCACCAGAGAAACTGCTCAAGCTATTAACGGTTGGGAATTGACTAAGGCTCAAAAATACTTGGACCAAGTTTTGGACCACCAAAGAGCCATTCCATTCAGAAGATTTAACTCTTCCATTGGTAGAACCGCTCAAGGTAAGGAATTCGGTGTCACCAAGGCTAGATGGCCAGCTAAGTCTGTTAAGTTCGTTCAAGGTTTGTTGCAAAACGCTGCTGCCAACGCTGAAGTATGTTTAAGACTATTATTCGTTTAgtatttgatgaaacaaGGATGatttaaaaaattgaaagaaatgaaaatattcaataaagaGAGTGAAAAATCAGATTTGAACACATCCATTGTGGGAGGACTTTTAGGATTACCAGATTTCGATAAATTGTAATACCGACAAGCAGGCAGGAGTTACCATTGCAtgcttttgattttcttcacaACAGTTAAAATTCGATCGATATCTTTCGTTCTATTTCATCTTTACGATTTTTGGGattgaattcttttttactaaccaaatttttttttattacagGCTAAAGGTTTGGATGCTACTAAATTGTACGTTTCTCACATTCAAGTTAACCAAGCTCcaaagcaaagaagaagaacttaCAGAGCTCACGGTAGAATCAACAAGTACGAATCTTCTCCATCCCACATTGAATTAGTTGTCactgaaaaggaagaagctGTTGCTAAGGCTGCTGAAAAGAAGGTCGTCAGATTGACTTCTAGACAAAGAGGTAGAATCGCCGCCCAAAAGCGTATTGCTGCTTAAatagaagatgaaaaataatgataatataattCTCTGTTAATTTTAATCTTTTATCTATGTAATTTTATCTTCCCGTCATATCACATAACTCTAAAATaagttttttattaaatattattatattatatcGGATAAATCTGCGTTCAAGAAATCCCATAAAAGAGATACCTTAGAGCCTCTTTCAGTGTAGCAAACTTATAAAAAGTGTTCGTCATACTGATAAATTCATATAGGTGAGTTGATCGGAAATGCTACTGTCTATATCAATATAATAGTCGTTATTTCATCCTCCAATACGGAGTATATATATCTTCCATGTCATGTTACTGACATTCAGTGCATAGAAGCATCTATCAATTTATACCATGAACAGAACCGGCACCACTCAATTTTCCGTTTGAATTTACCGAAGACTTTGCAGATTGTACTATGCCAACCTCAGGCGTCATGTAACCGCTGATATTAATCACATACATGCTCATCATGAACACAAGTCCGTGTAAACCGATACAGTAAAATAAGAATATCATCCTTGTCATTTTATTCTGTAAAATGACTTTTGCAAAACTCAAGAACAATTTTTCTAGAACTGAtagttttttgttcttgtaGTGGTTTAGTTCATTCTGTCTGAAATTTGCAATCGGATGTAATGATTCTTCATATACTCTTGAGTATTGAGATTCCACATCAATGCCATCTGGGTTTGGATGAGCGGaggtattattattattataggCCTGCAAATACCTAATTCGTTCGTAAAGCTTCGTATTATCACCTTTTAGCTTGGAAATTTCTAGTTTGAGTTTGCCCTTTTCTGAGTTTCCTTGCCTTAGCTGCTTTTCCAAATCCATATTTCTCGAACGGAATCTATCCCTTTGTTTAGTTACTATCGGCAAAATGGTTGATTGGTTACCAGGAAGCTCCTCTTCCTCAGGAATACCAATTATAGAGGTTGTTGGAGAAATTTTGTGGGATGTACGATTGTTGACTTGTCTTGTTACACCAGACATCATACTTGCGGCGTCATTGAAATGAGGACCAACATTTTCCACCTTTTCTAGATCcatttctaatttttcattcGCTTCTTCAAGCACAGCTATTTGCTGTTTGAGTTGATCTacagatttttttagttgAATACATGTTTCTTCTTGAGCTGTACTCTTCGAACGGTATTCTGCTAGAGTAGCCTGAAGCTTTTTATTGGCCGATAATAAAGAGCTTTCGACagttttatcatcattatatTTAGAGTCAGTCTCATTATCAGAGTCATCTTCGTTTACTCCAAActcgatttttttcaaagcagAAAGCTCTTCCTTTATCGTACTGTAGTCGGAATAGTTACTTAGTTTCCTTCTCACAGTTTCCAGCTCTGATCTGTAAGATTCTGATTCTGCTATGGCTCCATTTAATTGCTCTTTTAATTCGCTTATCGAATGAGTTGTTGACTTCCGTTCCTGCTCATAAGATGCACTCAACAATGCATTCTCGCTTTCTAGCTGGTTGAGTTTAAGTTCCTTTGCATGTAACTCTGTTTCTCTCTCTGCTTCACTAGTTGCCTTTGCAAGAGCTCCACttaattcttcatttctcttctctAGTTGATAAACCCTAGCCTGCGTAGTTTCCAATTCTTGAGTGACTAGATTATATTCGGCAATCCTTGtagaaatttctttttgattgttttgTGGATAATCCTCTTCAGTTCTGTTATCTTCgatttcaatatttttagaTATTTTGGCCTCTAGTGCCTTATTTTGCTCCTGGACACTTGTTAATTGTTTCAACAAGTCTGTCTCTCTCTGCTTCCAATTCCTGCCCTTCTCCTCCCAAGTAGAATTGATTTCTTGAGTTTTCGCAGTCAATCTTTTCGCTAACGTCTTTGCAGAGCTTTGCTCCAGATCTAATAACCTCGATTTTAAAGTTTCATAATCCGCATATTTTGCGAGTTTGTCTTCGAGATAgcttattttttctttaagtTCCTTTgaatcatcaattttttccagTTTTTCCAATGAACTTTGTAGTAATGGTTGCGGATCAGGTGCCTCTGAAAGTTTTTCGTAAACGTTAAATAGGACCTTTTCAGAGAATTTTGATCTCTGTGTCAAATTATCAATTTCACGCTGATACTGCTTAATAATTTTATTCACattattcaatttttgcTCAGATTCGAGTTTTTTAAACTTCTTGGTCTCAGTAGCTaaagattttcttgaatttaaAGACAGGGTCTCCTTTTCCTTAATTTCGATGACATCAGCATCTAATTCCTTCTGAAGTTTCGTTAAATCTGCCTTGGCCCAGATATCCAAGGCATGAGAATATATTGACGTATCCATTACTCAATTAAGTTATGGTGAGCTAGTACACAAAAGAGCCACTGAATGAAGCAATTATATACGTTCTATTCTAATATGTACATTAACACAACACTTAATTCTATTACTTTGGCATTTTTATGAGCCCGAAAATTATATCATTTTTCACGCACCATTCTCTATGACAGTAATAATTTTGTTGTATGACACAAGTAGTGAATGCAGTTTTGCTTGTGGAGAATAAAGACAGAGAAAATTCTAATGATAAGTAACGAAATATTCTTTGCCTATTAGCAGATAAAATAAACCtattcatcttttttttggttgGACTTtagtaaaaatttcaaaaaaaatagccTGTTAAGTTGCCTCATTATGTCCTAACTCTTGCTAGAGTTTCTACAACAGCCGTGAAATAGAGCAATTTTATTGTGTTCCTTGTTTGTCCCTATTTCGTGCTTGAAGttttattatcaatattcATGGTTTCTATATAAGCTGGGTTGCTTTGTTTGTGTAAGAATATAACCGGATTGTGTATAAAAGCGGCACACATAACTTAATACTAAAAAGTATTGTAAACCTCTAAAAtaatttcaagaagaaaatataccCCGAAGGAGTAATACAAATAATGTGATGATATCAATACATATTGTTTCCTTGTATAAAACgaaaattattatttatatataaagttTATATAGTATTATATTAACCATAAAGTATTCTCCTTCCGCAATATTCCCACACTAGGGGCCTGCAGTACCTTCTGAACTATGTTCAATCGAACTTGAGTCTCCCTCTTTGAAAGTTGGAGAAGGACAAAGACTGTCACCCTCAAAATTCGAGCTTGCAGAATTGTGAAGTTTCTCTGAATAATCCAGAGTAACCTTTGAAAGTCCTCCAAGTGATGCCTCGTCGTCAAAACTTTGTCCTCGTGTGACGTAAGGTATGCGCATACTCTCTTCCAACTCcatttcatcaagaatACAGTCTGCTTCTCCTTTAGTAaacaagttttttttacttttattcTGAGATCTTCCAAGATCTTCTGGAGTTCTATAATCGACATAGAAGTGCGCCTGTGATATTGGTGTGCCTGTACAAGGAGAATAAGTTTCTGTGCACGTAGGAATGTAGTTTTCAGAGTCCGTAGAAAATGGATTGTTGCAACCTTTACTTGAGGATAACTTGCTGAGTAATTTACCAACacgtttttctttattcctatcaacaaaatttcTCCATAGGTCTAGCACAAAGCCTAATTTAATCGAACGCAAAAACTTGGAGTACATATTTAAAGCATCAGAGCCCAAACCAAATATTAGAAAAACCAAATAGGACATCAAAACGTATAGCCATATATTATAAATTGGTCTACCAGGATCAAATTTAATAATGGTATTCCAAATGGTGCTTGAATGAgtgtttttgaaactaTACTGTCCGCCAACCTGCTGTAAATCTTGAACGAAagtataaattgaaaaaggaaacatgaccaaaataatgatgaaacaaaatattaataacCTTGCAAATCTTGTTAGGTTTAAACCTGAATTAGTGCAGTGTAAAATATCCCTAACGTCTTTGCgttttttgtaaaataCAATCAATACCAAGGTGGCGTAAACGGCGCCAACAAACGACCATATAAGCATCCACATTGTATACAAAACGGTAGTAATCCATGTAGGTGACAATAGGTTTTGGCAACCGTTATAACGTGCGATACCATACCTAAACACTTGTAATAGATACGAAAACCCCATGATAATTACAGGGGTCAATAAACTGATTACAAGATCTTTAACGATTTTTGTCCATGATGACAGATTCGGTAAAACACTATCTGCCTTTAAAATAGCATGCAAATTATAAATGATGTTAGTGACGGCACACGATATACCTATATTTGCCCCAACTTGCAACTTAATGACGATATCACACCAACCCTTACCATCCCACCTTGTTAGGAAATCTTCACCACTCCATATTGCTGCGTCGACAATACACGTCATATTCATTATAAGGAGCCATGCAATCAATATGATTGCTGGAATATTTTGGGTATGGGAGTGCCATGCTAAAGGCGGAACTAATAATATCACAGCTAGTAGACAAAGTCCTATTATTGTTGACTTGTATGACATGAATCTTGTTGaagtgttttttttttttacacaGAATTAGTTGATTataaacaaaatacaaCTGAAGATAAAATAAATGTGTCAATGTTCGATAAAGCAAATCTTTAGGAAGTTAtagctttttctttttacacACACCTTATATATAGGTATGc harbors:
- the RPL17A gene encoding 60S ribosomal protein uL22 (similar to Saccharomyces cerevisiae RPL17B (YJL177W) and RPL17A (YKL180W); ancestral locus Anc_1.161), which codes for MARYGATSTNPAKSASARGSYLRVSFKNTRETAQAINGWELTKAQKYLDQVLDHQRAIPFRRFNSSIGRTAQGKEFGVTKARWPAKSVKFVQGLLQNAAANAEAKGLDATKLYVSHIQVNQAPKQRRRTYRAHGRINKYESSPSHIELVVTEKEEAVAKAAEKKVVRLTSRQRGRIAAQKRIAA
- the COY1 gene encoding CCAAT displacement transcription factor COY1 (similar to Saccharomyces cerevisiae COY1 (YKL179C); ancestral locus Anc_1.162) codes for the protein MDTSIYSHALDIWAKADLTKLQKELDADVIEIKEKETLSLNSRKSLATETKKFKKLESEQKLNNVNKIIKQYQREIDNLTQRSKFSEKVLFNVYEKLSEAPDPQPLLQSSLEKLEKIDDSKELKEKISYLEDKLAKYADYETLKSRLLDLEQSSAKTLAKRLTAKTQEINSTWEEKGRNWKQRETDLLKQLTSVQEQNKALEAKISKNIEIEDNRTEEDYPQNNQKEISTRIAEYNLVTQELETTQARVYQLEKRNEELSGALAKATSEAERETELHAKELKLNQLESENALLSASYEQERKSTTHSISELKEQLNGAIAESESYRSELETVRRKLSNYSDYSTIKEELSALKKIEFGVNEDDSDNETDSKYNDDKTVESSLLSANKKLQATLAEYRSKSTAQEETCIQLKKSVDQLKQQIAVLEEANEKLEMDLEKVENVGPHFNDAASMMSGVTRQVNNRTSHKISPTTSIIGIPEEEELPGNQSTILPIVTKQRDRFRSRNMDLEKQLRQGNSEKGKLKLEISKLKGDNTKLYERIRYLQAYNNNNTSAHPNPDGIDVESQYSRVYEESLHPIANFRQNELNHYKNKKLSVLEKLFLSFAKVILQNKMTRMIFLFYCIGLHGLVFMMSMYVINISGYMTPEVGIVQSAKSSVNSNGKLSGAGSVHGIN
- the STE3 gene encoding Ste3p (similar to Saccharomyces cerevisiae STE3 (YKL178C); ancestral locus Anc_1.167); its protein translation is MSYKSTIIGLCLLAVILLVPPLAWHSHTQNIPAIILIAWLLIMNMTCIVDAAIWSGEDFLTRWDGKGWCDIVIKLQVGANIGISCAVTNIIYNLHAILKADSVLPNLSSWTKIVKDLVISLLTPVIIMGFSYLLQVFRYGIARYNGCQNLLSPTWITTVLYTMWMLIWSFVGAVYATLVLIVFYKKRKDVRDILHCTNSGLNLTRFARLLIFCFIIILVMFPFSIYTFVQDLQQVGGQYSFKNTHSSTIWNTIIKFDPGRPIYNIWLYVLMSYLVFLIFGLGSDALNMYSKFLRSIKLGFVLDLWRNFVDRNKEKRVGKLLSKLSSSKGCNNPFSTDSENYIPTCTETYSPCTGTPISQAHFYVDYRTPEDLGRSQNKSKKNLFTKGEADCILDEMELEESMRIPYVTRGQSFDDEASLGGLSKVTLDYSEKLHNSASSNFEGDSLCPSPTFKEGDSSSIEHSSEGTAGP